The region TTTTGAAACCATAGTTTTCAAAAAGCTCTTTATAATAAGGGAAATTATAATTCATGCCGAATAAAGGTTCAATATATCCTTCAATCACAAGTCCCCAGAATTTATCTCGTTCTCCAAAATTAATGGGACCATCCATAGCTTGCATTCCTCTTTGCTGAAGCCAGTTTTTACAATGATCAAAAATAAAATTTGCAGTTTCCTGATTATTAATGCAATCAAAAAATCCCAATCCACCGGTGGGTTGGTTCTGTTCGTAGTTGTTATTAATGAAAACCGCAACTTTTCCTATTGTTTCATTGTCTTTATTTTTAAATAAAAATCTTACACATTCTCCATTTTTAAAGAACTTATTTTTTTCAGGATTGAAAATATCTTCAATATCGATATTTCTTGGTCTTATGTAGTTTTTGTCATGTTGATAAAATCTTGCTGGAAATTCTAAAAATTCCTTTTTCTGGGTTTTATTTTGTACTTCTTCAACAATAATCATAGCCTAAAATGAGGGTGGAGATGAAAGATAATGTTTTTCGACCAAATTAAATATGACGAACAGATTTTATCCGTATTTTTGTGCAAATTAAATAAAAAATGGTTGATTTTACTGATAACGACGATGATATTTTCACTGGAAAAGAACATACGCCTATAAGGAAAGATGCTTTTGATAAATCACCAGAAGAGAAGATAGAAAAAATTACGGAGCTTTTTGGAGAAATCATGCAAACATTAGGTCTGGATATGACCGATGATTCATTGAAAGACTCCCCGAAACGTGTTGCAAAGATGTATGTGAATGAAATTTTCGGAGGACTTCTTCCTGAAAACAAGCCGGGAATTTCTACATTTTCAAACAAATACAAATACCGCCAGATGTTGGTGGAAAAAGACATTACGGTATACTCTTTCTGTGAGCATCACTTTTTACCAATTATCGGAAGAGCACATGTTGCGTACATTTCGAATGGTGAAGTGATCGGACTTTCAAAAATCAACAGAATTGTTGATTATTACGCAAAAAGACCACAAGTTCAGGAAAGATTGACAATGCAGATTGTAGATGCTTTAAAAGAAGCGTTGGGAACAAAAGATGTCGCATGTATTATTGATGCAAAACATCTTTGCGTAAATTGCAGGGGAATTAAAGATACGGCAAGCTCTACTATTACGGCGGAATTGAGCGGTATTTTCAGAACCAATCCGATTACAAGACAGGAATTCTTACATTATGTAGGAAGCCATGCAAAATTGGATTATTAATTAAAAAAATATGGACTATCAGATTCTTAAGAATATCGTAAATGATGAACTTAGTAGATTCGGAAATATTTCAGAAGAAGAATGGTCTGCTAAAATTTCTCCTGAAAAATGGTCCAGAAAAGAAATTTTAGGCCATCTTTGTGATAGTGCTTTATCAAATATCAGAAGATTTGTAATTACTCAGTATAAAGAAAATGAGAATATTGTCTATGATCAGAATTTTTGGGTGAGGGCGCAGAATTATCAGAATGTTTCTACTTCAGATATTATTAATCTTTGGAAATTTTTAAATCTTCAGATTGTAAATGTTGTTGAAAATATCCCTGATGAAGATCTGCAAAGAACTTGTGATATGACAAAGACAGAAACTAAGATATTCACACTGGAGTACATCATCAATGATTATATTGATCACTTACAACATCATTTAAAAGCAATTTAATAATGATAAAATTTAAAAAGGTTTCAGATAAGATTTTTGTAACAACCATTATTTGTTGTTGCTGTAAATGCTATTGTTAAAAGACCATGTTCTTTTAATTATTAAACTTTAAACTAAATTTATAAATCATTAAATCTTTTAATTTAAATCAATGCAATTAAAAATATACAACTCGCTTACTGGCGAAAAAGAAATATTTAAACCCATTTTAGAAGGAAATGTTGGGATGTACGTCTGTGGACCTACTGTGTACAGCAATGTTCATTTAGGAAACGTAAGAACTTTTCTTTCCTTCGATTTTATATACAGGAGCTTGATGCATCTGGGTTACAAAGTAAGATATGTAAGAAATATCACTGATGCAGGTCACCTTACCGATGACGGAGATGTCAATAACGATCGATTCGTTAAGCAAACCCGCCTTGAAAAATTGGAACCGATGGAAATCGTACAAAAATACACAGTAGATTTTCATAAAGTCTTAGATCTGTTCAATTTATTGCCACCGAATATTGAACCGACTGCAACCGGTCATATCGTTGAACAAATTGAATTAACCCAAAAATTAATTGAAAGAGGATTTGCCTACGAAAGCAATGGTTCTGTGTATTTCGACGTATTAGAATATAACAGAAGAGGGTTGAACTACGGTGAACTTTCAAAAAGAAATATTGAAGAACTTTTCGCCAATACCCGTGACTTAGACGGTCAGGGAGAAAAGAAAAATCCACAGGATTTTGCGCTTTGGAAAAAAGCTTCGCCGGCGCACATTATGAGATGGAATTCGCCTTGGGGAGAAGGTTTCCCGGGATGGCATCTTGAATGTACGGCGATGAGCACAAAATATTTAGGAGAAACTTTCGATATCCACGGAGGAGGAATGGATTTAAAATTCCCTCACCACGAATGTGAAATTGCTCAGGGAAAAGCTTGCAATGACACTGCTCCTGTAAATTACTGGATGCATGCCAATATGCTGACAATGAATTCTCAGCGTATGAGCAAGTCAACAGGAAATTATATTTTGCCGATGCAATTAGTTACCGGTGAAAATGATTTCTTTGAAAAGCCTTTTCATCCGTCGATTGTCCGTTTTTGCTTTCTGCAGGCTCATTACAGAAGTGTTTTGGATATTTCTAATGATGCAATGCTGGCCAGTGAAAAAGGCTTTATCAGATTAATGGAAGCCATTAAAGTGTTGAACTCAATCGCTCCGAATGATGAGAAACAATCCGGTTTCAGTTTTGAAGAATGGAAGAATAAGGCATATGATGCTTTAACGGATGATTTCAATTCACCTGTTCTCATTGCTCACTTATTTGAAGCAGTAAAGTATATTTTCGCTTTAAATGATGCTAAAGAAACTATTTCAACTAAAGATTTAGAGGAGTTGAAATCAACTTTAAATGCTCTTGTTTTTGATGTTTTAGGACTACAGGCTATTGAAGAGAATAATAATGAGAAGCTTGATCAGACTTTACAGGTTTTAATTGAACTAAGAAATCAGGCAAGGAAATCTAAAAACTTCGAACTTTCAGACCAGATCAGAGATAGATTGCTTGCTGAAGGAATTGAACTGAAGGACGGAAGGGACGGAACTTCCTATGTTCTGAATTAATATTTTAAAAATAGAATATATCATAACTCTCACAATTTTGTGGGAGTTTTTTTATTGTCATTCTTCATTCGTCAGAATGACAGTTAGATAATTTTTTTTAATGCAATCTATAAATTATGTAACTTAGTCATACTAAAATGATTAAAAACAAAATTTATATACTATGAAAAAACATCTATTCCCTTTATTTTTATTAATGATAGGTGCTAATGCCTCTGCCCAACAAGATTTTTTTGCACTTGTCGGAAAAGATTCGCCCAATATTGTTTTCAATGATTTTCGTGCAATTGATGCAGCAAACGGAATTTCAGGAGAACAAATATTTACAGAAACTTCTACTGCTAAGGTATTTTCACAAGGAAGAAATGGAGTAGTTACGGAAGATAAAAATACGTATAATAGTTCCCAGACAGCTTCAATTGCAACATTAGCATACGATGCTCTCAACAACAATTTGATATATATGCCTATGTTTTCTTCTAATATTTACGTTTTAAATGCTAAAACAAAAGAAATTACATTGGTGGAAAATAATGTGGCAAGAGTAACTTCCTGCGATATCAATTCTCATATTACGAGAATGACAGCTGGATATGACGGAAATATCTATGCAATCAATAATTCCGGAACTCAGTTTTTGCAAATTAGCAGAAAAGGAAATCAATATACAGTTAATGATCTGGGAATCATTAAAGATGATATTTCCAATGGTAAGAATTCGTTTACCATGTTGGAAACCGGATTTGGAGGAGATATGATTGCAGATGCAGAAAACAATTTTTATGTTTTTTCTGCTGCAGGAAATGTCTTCAAAGTTTCTACTAAAGAACTGAAAGCAACATTTGTAGGCAAAATTTCGGGAATTCCGGAAAATTATTCAGTAAATGGTGCTGCTGTCAATTCT is a window of Candidatus Chryseobacterium colombiense DNA encoding:
- the folE gene encoding GTP cyclohydrolase I FolE; this encodes MVDFTDNDDDIFTGKEHTPIRKDAFDKSPEEKIEKITELFGEIMQTLGLDMTDDSLKDSPKRVAKMYVNEIFGGLLPENKPGISTFSNKYKYRQMLVEKDITVYSFCEHHFLPIIGRAHVAYISNGEVIGLSKINRIVDYYAKRPQVQERLTMQIVDALKEALGTKDVACIIDAKHLCVNCRGIKDTASSTITAELSGIFRTNPITRQEFLHYVGSHAKLDY
- a CDS encoding DinB family protein, with translation MDYQILKNIVNDELSRFGNISEEEWSAKISPEKWSRKEILGHLCDSALSNIRRFVITQYKENENIVYDQNFWVRAQNYQNVSTSDIINLWKFLNLQIVNVVENIPDEDLQRTCDMTKTETKIFTLEYIINDYIDHLQHHLKAI
- the cysS gene encoding cysteine--tRNA ligase — encoded protein: MQLKIYNSLTGEKEIFKPILEGNVGMYVCGPTVYSNVHLGNVRTFLSFDFIYRSLMHLGYKVRYVRNITDAGHLTDDGDVNNDRFVKQTRLEKLEPMEIVQKYTVDFHKVLDLFNLLPPNIEPTATGHIVEQIELTQKLIERGFAYESNGSVYFDVLEYNRRGLNYGELSKRNIEELFANTRDLDGQGEKKNPQDFALWKKASPAHIMRWNSPWGEGFPGWHLECTAMSTKYLGETFDIHGGGMDLKFPHHECEIAQGKACNDTAPVNYWMHANMLTMNSQRMSKSTGNYILPMQLVTGENDFFEKPFHPSIVRFCFLQAHYRSVLDISNDAMLASEKGFIRLMEAIKVLNSIAPNDEKQSGFSFEEWKNKAYDALTDDFNSPVLIAHLFEAVKYIFALNDAKETISTKDLEELKSTLNALVFDVLGLQAIEENNNEKLDQTLQVLIELRNQARKSKNFELSDQIRDRLLAEGIELKDGRDGTSYVLN
- a CDS encoding T9SS type A sorting domain-containing protein, encoding MKKHLFPLFLLMIGANASAQQDFFALVGKDSPNIVFNDFRAIDAANGISGEQIFTETSTAKVFSQGRNGVVTEDKNTYNSSQTASIATLAYDALNNNLIYMPMFSSNIYVLNAKTKEITLVENNVARVTSCDINSHITRMTAGYDGNIYAINNSGTQFLQISRKGNQYTVNDLGIIKDDISNGKNSFTMLETGFGGDMIADAENNFYVFSAAGNVFKVSTKELKATFVGKISGIPENYSVNGAAVNSQGRVVIASAKGAALYEVDLKNLQAKQIAGEQNLHIYDLASKYFANDRNALANLSANLDIYPTRVEEQYITVNVNDKSVKGILTMTVFDLSGKSVMKQKLTVKDGSLNQQVYLKNLVSGAYLVNIINESGKVLLNKKILVTE